tctgcaaatgtttgcagaaagTGACAGCCGTAACCCTCGCCAGGCTGAGACGCTGTAGCAGCTATGGAAATGAGAGCGAGAGACGTGAGTGCGGTTTCAAATTGGGAATGAAAATGTTTGCCCCATTAGGACATAGTTGCGCATCTAATAATATCTCCTTATTCCTGTGAATCAGAGTCAGGCAGAAATGCTGGTTTTGGAATGCCGGGTGTCATGAATAAATGATTTCCTCCTCGTTTTAGTGCACAGAGAGggggaaagagggagggaggccCGTTGGAGAAGAGGAGGCTGATTGACAGCAATGTGTAACGCTTTGCAAGGAAAGTCTAAGAATCTGGAGATGTTTGAATAAGCATGCAGATGCGATGGCTCTCAGCGCACTGTAAGCTCCTGAGATGTGGGACAGCTGTGCCTCATCTGAATCGAGGCGAGTTCAGTCTAACACAACAGGTAGGGTTTTTAAATTTGTCCCTAATGTGCTGTGTGTTTCCACAGTGCTGTAAAATTAGCCACACTGCTATTACAGATGCTCTGATTCACAGTTTATGATGGAGAAAGTGGAAATCTGATTAAATGTCTCTTATTTCAAATGGACTAAAATTGTTCATTTCTTCATTGATAGAAATTTCCTGCCTGATGAACTTTCAATTTCtattgtggttttatttttacattacaaaATTGTTtgtctatttttgtgtaaaaactaaaaaaaaagaaagaaaaaaggataaCTTAAAGTTAACAAACTTTCCTCGTTAATTTTATAACAGAAacctaattatttttaatatcagattatttttgcattttgttgtgaGCAGTGACTCAATGAGACAGAAAAATTCAGCTTCACTGTTTGGAATAATGTTGAATCTTTTCCAAACTAAAACACACATTTGCTGATAGGGAGATCATCAACCCACCGCACCCCTGGTGTTGCTAAATATAAACACCTCagtatttctgtttttgcagGTGGCGCTCTGCAAACTGATCCACCATGtcccaaagctcaaatcatctcaggctggtttcttaaacatgacaatgagttcacggcactcaaatggcctccacggtcaccagatctcaatccaatagagcccctctgggatgtggtgaaacaggagattcacatcaggAATGTGCAGCAGGTGTGTaacgctatcatgtcaataaggtccaaaatctgaggaatgtttgcagcaccttgTCAACTCGatgccacgaagaattaaagcagttctgaaggtaaaacaGGGTCCAACCTGATACtagtaaggtgtacctaataaagaggCTGGAGACTGTAGATAGGAGAAACATAAATAGCTGCAAAAGCAAGctgaaagaaattaaaatagtagcatacataaaaataaacgaTTTCTTAGTTTGGCTAAAAGTAATCAGTGAACTTGTGAAATAGCTGAAAGTCACGTTAAACAGTTGAAAGAGTTGAAATAGCCAAAAGTAATGAACATACATTAAAATTCAAACCTACTGAAGACTCAGCTCTGTGACTACCACCACAGGAGTGACAGTAAGAGTCCAAACACACCCAAAGCAACAGCAACACTGCAGCTGTACTGTAACAATACACCCCCCCAACTGTGTGAAATTGTAGGAATGAATTCAGACCGGCCTGTGTGGGTTACCtcagagggagggaaaaaaaaaaaaacagcaaaaattaaTTGTCTGCCAAACCCATCAAGAAAATGAGCCTCAGATTTGTAATGACAACACATTCTTGTATTCAGTCTGCGCCACAAGATGATGAGTTTTTGGAAGAGGTGAGACTCACGATGAAAAGGATTTTATAAATACAATTAACTCCAGCGCCCAACTTCCTTCTATTTTCTCTGAGCAGTACTTGTCACAGTCTAAACGGATGATTGCACTTTCATGGCAAAATATTAATAGAGTGAAATAAGTCAGTAGTTCAGGGAATTGTACTCTTGTCGTCACTTAGAAAAGATTACGTACACGCTTGAGGGCATAGACAATTCAGAGCGCGTGGGGTCTATTAATATCAAACATATGAATGAATCAGAGATTCTGGGTCAGTTAGAGGAGCAGAGATGTTTTCGTTATGCTCGTTTTACTCCTGCAGCACTTTTACAGTTCTGCTTCTTTAGTCTTTAAGCGTCTAAGCTCTGGGAGTGACTCTTCACCAGTATTGATCGCTCAGAAAACAAGGAATTCTTAAGTAGTCCTCCCCCCTGACAGCATCATTTCATACCTTCTAACTCTTGCTCATCCCAAACAGGAGCCCATCTTCCCTCCAAATTGCACTGAATTATGTGTTATTCTATAAATGAACAGTGGCAAACATAAGGCAAGAAAACGCTCAGGAAATACGGCTGAGCTGTTAATTATAAACAGGCAAGCCTGAGAAGATTCGATGTATAATAAATAACAGCTATTTGAAAGTAAACATTGTGCAATTTGTTTCACATTTTGGTGAGAGAACAGCACCAGAATAAAGGATTCAGAGGACTTGAATATCTCTAGAACTAATAATTTAAACATCTTCCATCAGTATGCCCTGCAGCACTCAAAGTTTAGACAAATTCAATAACTTCATCTTCTAAAAAAGCATCAGCACGGAAAGCAGGAGTGACTTTTCCCCCCCCATCTGTGTGTCATTTCCACACTTCTCTCAGTTCACAATGAAGGACTTCGATCTGAATCAGTGAGAAAGGCTGATGGAGCGGAAAACGCCGTGCTTATCTATGCTGGAGAGTGGAACAGATGCGGATATGACTTTGTTATCATGCAGCTCAGTGAAAGAGGAGGCGGAAGGATACGATGGGGGGGTTAGGAGGAGAGGAATGTCTGCTCCCGTGTCAGGTTAATTGCACAAACTGATTTCTTGGCAGGTGGGACAGGGCTAAATAAAACAAACGACTTGTACCGTCTTCCATTAGTAAAACATTCAGCATCATCTTTCATTATTTACTAAAAACATATATACACAGCGAGGAAATCTAATTCTGCTGACTCAGCATCAATCATATGGCTACACTTCAGTAAACAAACAACTCCCAAAAAGCATGTGTTTGAAGAAAGCTCATGGGGGGGGAAAAGCTGGATGCATTCAGCCTTATTGATTAACATGAAAACAGTGATCAATGTGGTACTAAGACATCCAAACTCCAGCGCCGTTACTCTCTTGGGAGAAAAATAGGATTCCTATTCCTTTTCAAGTTGGAAAAAAAGGACTTCTGTAACAGCCGGAGTTCAGTCTGTTTGCTGACAGTGTGAATCCGGTGCCGACTGAGCgcagcatcagcagcaccacTAAGTTTACTGCGTTCATCATTCCCAAAATAAACAACAAGTGAGCCATTAATCTCTCTTAAGTGTTCTTTATTACCTTTGAGGAGGCTTTCATAAAACCGTGTTAAACGAGTGAGTCTCCTCCACAGTCGCTCCGACTGCTTTGTCAAATTCCAAAAAAATCTGTCAATATCACAAGTGTTAACATACGCACAGCATGACGCCTAACAAATACAGTAAGGCCACATCACTATTTGCACGATAACAGTTACAGTAcaaactgtgtgtctgtgtgtgtgtgtgtgtgtgtgtgagacaaagCTCATCATAAACCTACAAACAGTAAAGAGGATGAAAAGCTTAAGACAGAAATTTACAAAACACAGCAATGCAGAGGAATCATCATTAAAACGCCATCAAATATCTGCATTAAACCCAAAGGTTTGGATCTGTACCTGGAGTATTAGAAAGTACTCAGAGTCTTACAGTGATCATCCTGAACACGATGACCTTCACACGCTGGTATTGCACGTGGTTCTTGTCCATCCCTGACGGTTACATTAATAAAGCATCTTTTCATCCACAGCCTTCCcgcattttgacattttcaaatgTAATAACCGAGCTCATGATACAAATACCGGCAGGACGCTACAGCTAAAAGgtgagctgcttttttttttttttaagctgcaaATGGTTTATAATGTTGGTGcgttattttattaatattacgAGCCTGCGAAGATTTTAACATCATTTTCCCTTCAGAATGTCCCACGTTTCAAAATCTAAgtgtttttataataataacaataatataacaacaataacaactgATAATGGCTCAGTTTGGcgttttaagaaaagaaaaaaaaaagaaaaaattcacaaaatgaaCTGACAGCTAGTGTCAAGTGCATTTTACCCACAGTGTCACGTAGTGAGTGTAGCGCAAACCACGTTCAGTGCTCCCAGGGACATCCACAGGGGTCTCCACACGCCCTTTTTCTGTCCCAGAGAATGTGCAGCTCCTTGGCCGTGTGCTGCGGTGATGACAGCATGTCCAGGTAGCACTCCTTCTCGCACAGCCAGCCGGGGTCCTGGCAACAAGAAGGGGACAGGAGAGCGGCCGTCTtgacacgcacgcacatgctgATTTGATTATTAGGTGGACACTGGGTCACGTTTCTCTCGGGTTAAATTggcagcattttattttgatatgcTCCAAGTTACAAAGATTAAAACCCGTTAACTAAATTATGCGGTCAAACTGTGACTCCACTAGCAAAggttttttgtggggggggttTTTGCCACATGCTCATAATGAGTTAAGCTGTAAAGCAAACCACGTATCGAATTACTAGTGAGAGAAAATTAATCACAACAAATGTTCACGCCTCTTTTTTCACAGAAATCATATTGTATGTGTTTAGCTGAGTAAAAACCTGAAGGGTGAGAGGGAGTTTTATCATTtcagttcacattttttttttttttttttatattccatCTTTTTCCTTGCAGAGCCAATTAGTGACATGCTAAAGTTTGGCTAATGAAGCTCAGAGGACCAATAGTGAGTACAAATGAGTGCCAGAGTgcagttttctttctgtttcattGCACTACATCATTTAAAAGGTGATCTAATAATACTCCTTACCTCATCTacactgtaattttaaatattatttatatttagaaCTTGAATTGTATGTTATGCAGCTGCTGTTTACTTTCTAAGAAAAATTATACATTATAGAGATTCTTATTTGTACGCTTCTACCATTTCTTAATGCCAGACACTGACCTTTATCAGTCTGACGCTGATAAAGGCTGGTGTACCGTGAAAACACTGGGCACAACCACAGAACGTATGCTGAGTTGTATTTTATGCCAGTATTATCCTGATAATACACCAAATCAAATCAGCTGTGTGTCATTAAAGCCGGCAGTTCATGTCATTCAAGCAGTTTAATCACCTGATATTTCTGAGGTCCAACAGCTGCCATCCATATCCCCATGCTCACATCTTCTCCCTGCAACGACACATCCAGGACAAGCTGATCACGTTATGATCATGAATATCGATCGCTGTTATTTAGCGTTTGTACTCTACCTGGTAGGCCTTCAGTTTCCCTGCATTGTTGGCGAGCCACTGGACCAGGTCACGAGACACCACGTAGCCAGAGCCACAGGCAAATGCCGGGTAGGCTGGACTCGCGTACTCCAGCTCCTGCCACTTCCCAATGCGATCCACTGCCCAGCTCTGCCTGAAACTGGGTCAGGATGGCAGATACATTATCATCCACATACAGCCTCCCTTTCAGGTTTTAACTGTGCACAGCATTCCTGTTTCTTTGCTCTAAAATTCAGCTGAAGttaaactgtaaacacaatTGGACACAAAGTATACACTGTCAACTGGACTGGACACCAAACTGTACTTACTTCCCCCACCAGAAATTGCTGCGTTTGAGACCCCTGTGGTCAATCTTCATTAATACTGAGTCCACATCGATGTAACAATCATCATCCGTCTTCAGCAGTAGATTGAAGTCAGCATTTCCCACAGACCTGCCAGAGAGGGAATTTGCAGCCTTAATTAAAGCCCACcctctgattttctttttttttaaaacaatatccCAGAGAGGATTTGCTTTCAAATACCAGTGAGCATGAAGGGCAAGAGGTCTGCAGAAACGTACACTTATCACATCACAGCTTAAGACCActctatatttttctttatctgaTGACTCATACTGTACTTCTTGACTGAGCGACTGCAGTCGTGATTCTAACAGTGAAACATTTTGAGGCGTCGACACACTTTCATTTCAGGTTGCTGATTTCCTCAGAGGGCCCAGGCAATTTGGAGACAGAGAATTGAGTCATTAGCACTTGGCGTACCATTTATAGAACTGAAGCAGTTTGGAAGGCACGTTCCTGTAGGTGTCTACCACATCTACGAACACCATGTCGCCATGCCTGAGGCTCTCCTCCTGCAAAGTAGCATCCTCCTGCCTCAGCCTGGAGGCATGGCGCTCCATCCTGGCTGGGCGGCCCCTCAGGAGTTCCGACAGACCATCTCCATCTGATGCACAGTGATGAAAATGATCGGGGTACTCAGAAAAAGGCAGCAAACAGCAAAAGTTATAATAGTTATTGTGCAAAGTAATATTTATCCTGCCAAAAGTTTTAATGACCCAGGACGCTCTTGACATGTAACAACTTTAATCACTGACGGACAAAACAATGTGAAGAAATTATAACGATTGGCACCATGGACCTTTAGTTCAGTTTTTCAGAGATGCTGAAcaatggattttattttgttttccacagAATTACTCCAAATCTACGCTCAGTCAGACTCTAATGCAAACACATGTAGGTAAAATCGATACTGGAACAGCAGGGTGTCCAAGGcatgaaaattttattttctgtgtggaACATATGCAAAAAGCCTGCGGTGAGAAGGAGCTAATCTTACACCCTGCCACAGTGTGCAGTGTTTCTGGACTTCTTACATATGtactgcttttaaaaatgtgactcATAAGATGGCTTTGATCACACtattatcattaaaaaaaacaaagtccaaaGGTTATTCTGTTGCTGGACCAACCATAGATAGTAAATGTGAAGCCTCCAGCCAAACCGGGAAATCCAAGAGCACTTCTATGAGGCAATATCCCCTCCGCAATCTGCAATTCcaagaaaagagcaaaaaaaaaaagaaaaaaaaaaaagttttaacttATTGGACTTGAAAACTTGAAAGAGGATTTAAAGTACTTTATTCATATATTTCCTTCTTGAAGCTATGTGTGAACACGTACAGAAGAGATCTTGAGGATGCCTCCTCCATCATTGAGCTGCACGGAGGAGGAGTTGACTGTGGTCAATGCGGCAGAGTCAAGACTCTCCCAGACGAGCGTCCCCTCAAAGCCCTGGAATAAAGACAGATGTCAGAGGCGGCACACGGTGTGCTGTCCAACGCCATTTCATCTGAAAGATATTATTAGCTACCATCAAGGACACTGCAGACTTGGAAACTTTAGAGTGGATTACATTATGCTTTGCTACAATGTTAATGAAAGATTAATTTAACATCCCCCGGACCTCCTCTTTGCTGCAGCGATGTATCGTTGTACTCTTGCACCCCGTGACATCACTGCTGGGTGTACGTGCAGACACCGGCACGGGCTGAACGTTAAGCCAGGACATTCTGAGCATCAAACACTTCAATTCCTGAATTCTGGAGAATTTTTATGCGCAGACGTGCTGCTTTTCTGCACCAGTTCATGATGGAAACGCTTACTTATGTAAAGGTAAACACCAAACGCAGCGCTAGGTTAcagttatataaatataatgggGTAAAAATGCAGCGAGGCTCTTCAGTATTCTGCTTTGCTATCAGACATTTTTCTTGCATTATTGTGGTACCTACTCACATTAatgataaaactttttttttttaattaatgcatGAACCCCTGAACTTTTATAACTCGTGTGATCCCCCCCTTCACCTCCTCCAGTTATCAACCTGCATGCCGGAGAAAAGGAGACGGCGCTGCTGATGGAGATCACATTACTGTGTGTGCGAGTGAGACGGAGATGATGATGTTTGCAAAGATCCAGCAGTCGGCTGGTCTCATAGTTCACAGCCATATTTTGTGGGTGAAAAAAGACCCAGTTCTAAAGAGGAACTGTtgcatttttgaagaaaaataaaacaatatgtcCAAAAGAAAAGTCCTTGATTTCTTGCATGTGAAAAAGGATTTAAAGTTGCTTCAAGCTCTTTATTTAAAGTGTTCACATTTGTACAGgctgacatttttttaactattgtttgttttatatctaTATTTGTATGCAGGTGTGTACTACATGTGGGTTATGTACACTTATTTGTGTGGATTTTACCTACATTGTGAATCATACTGTAACTGCATTTTAAATAGTGCTGCACAAATAAAATTCTTATTATGTTCGAAgtgaataaaaacaagcaaaagatccctggttcgattccaggaggagacacaaatccctcgGGGTTGCGTCAAGAAAGgcatccagtttaaaaaaagatctgccaaatcaaatatgcagagctacctgctgcagtgaccccttgtgaataagggagcagctgaaagtagctttctAGTACTCTAAAAAAAgagctcaattcaattcatataTGCAAGACTGGAGGACTTCTACTCCCTTTTACTATAGTCGTGGCTACAGCCCAGACAATCAGCGACAAACTGACCTTCGGCAAGATGAACTGCTCCACTGGTTTGTACCACATCCAGTTTACCATGGTCCCTGTGCTGATGGAGCTGAAGCGAGCAGTAACCACAGCCTcctggggaggaaaaaaagaaaaagaaaaattacatgtttttaatCCAGAAAGAATTCACAGAGACACCGTCATCCATACTGAACAACCACACACTGCTATCGCAACAGCAGGACTCTAAAATGAGTTGAAGTTTGTTGAACAAACAGCAGCGCAGAGTCCTCCAGCTGCCCTCAGGCTGTGTATCTGCCGAGCTTCACAGAAAAGCAGCGTACGCGATACATTATGCTCGCAGGTCAAAGCTGCGTTACCTCCTGGTCCAGCTGAAGAAGCTTCACCGTCACGTTGCTGTGAAGCTCAGCTCGGGTCCCGCTGGGAAACACCCCCAGCTGGGTTATCACCACTGGGTGGAGGACCTTGAAATCCAGGGCGATGGCAGACACGTCGGAGGGGGCGAGCACCGCGGGGTCAGACACTGTCACAACCTCTATCTCTGCATCCTTGCCTGTCACAGGGACAGAGAGGGCAGCGAGTCACTTCACAAGAACAGATGAAATTTATTACAATCCCAATATGCTGACCATCTTTTGGCTTGTTTTTAAGTGATGACGAGAAGACGCAgagctttcaaaaaaaaaaaaaggaggcggCAGACTCTGGGAGAGCTCCAGCATCAGCACTTTGAGGAGCTGCTTCTTTAGGACGGCTGTCTTCAAAGCGAGCCCCTGCTTGTGAGCGTGCCTTCTTAATTACAAAAGAGACGTTTATTACCCGAGAGATCAATGAAAAGATCAAGGCCGTTAAAGCGAAGCTgggtttttcctctttttgtctgCTTTATGTGCGTTCTACACAACTTCTACAGCTCCTTCCAAAATAAGGACAATTAGAGATGCCGAAGAGC
This is a stretch of genomic DNA from Archocentrus centrarchus isolate MPI-CPG fArcCen1 chromosome 15, fArcCen1, whole genome shotgun sequence. It encodes these proteins:
- the b3galnt2 gene encoding UDP-GalNAc:beta-1,3-N-acetylgalactosaminyltransferase 2, with product MRRLALILLPCAVAVLVHLWLAQRPSSTPLDNNTYSDEPLPFYEVLVGVLSARHHYELRQAIRETWLGYLRHHPHFQHRVGVKFIVGEHGCPIPEEDREDPYSCSLLNFTEPGKDAEIEVVTVSDPAVLAPSDVSAIALDFKVLHPVVITQLGVFPSGTRAELHSNVTVKLLQLDQEEAVVTARFSSISTGTMVNWMWYKPVEQFILPKGFEGTLVWESLDSAALTTVNSSSVQLNDGGGILKISSIAEGILPHRSALGFPGLAGGFTFTIYDGDGLSELLRGRPARMERHASRLRQEDATLQEESLRHGDMVFVDVVDTYRNVPSKLLQFYKWSVGNADFNLLLKTDDDCYIDVDSVLMKIDHRGLKRSNFWWGNFRQSWAVDRIGKWQELEYASPAYPAFACGSGYVVSRDLVQWLANNAGKLKAYQGEDVSMGIWMAAVGPQKYQDPGWLCEKECYLDMLSSPQHTAKELHILWDRKRACGDPCGCPWEH